A genomic segment from Streptomyces sp. NBC_00654 encodes:
- a CDS encoding F0F1 ATP synthase subunit delta, producing the protein MNGASREALAAARERLDALTDNTSVDAAKLAEDLAAVTALLDREVSLRRVLTDPAQSGESKAELAGRLLSGQVSGEAVDLVSGMVRSRWSQSRELVDSVEELANIADLTAAQRGGALDDVEDELFRFGRIVGSDTELRSALTSRTATTAAKSQLLRSLLGGKAQPVTERVIVRLVTQPRGRSLEAGLESLSRLAAERRDRMVAVVTSAVPLSDRQKQRLGAALATIYGRQMHLNLDVDPAVLGGISVRVGDEVINGTIADRLDEATRRMAG; encoded by the coding sequence ATGAACGGCGCGAGCCGCGAGGCACTGGCAGCCGCACGTGAGCGTCTCGACGCGCTGACCGACAACACGTCGGTCGACGCGGCGAAGCTCGCCGAGGACCTGGCAGCCGTCACCGCGCTGCTCGACCGCGAGGTTTCCCTGCGCCGGGTCCTCACCGACCCGGCCCAGAGCGGCGAGAGCAAGGCCGAGCTGGCCGGACGACTGCTGAGCGGTCAGGTGAGCGGCGAAGCCGTGGACCTGGTCTCCGGCATGGTCCGCTCCCGCTGGTCGCAGTCCCGCGAGCTGGTGGACTCGGTCGAGGAGCTGGCGAACATCGCAGACCTCACCGCGGCCCAGCGCGGCGGCGCACTCGACGACGTCGAGGACGAGCTGTTCCGGTTCGGCCGGATCGTCGGCTCCGACACGGAGCTGCGTTCCGCGCTCACCAGCCGTACGGCCACCACCGCTGCCAAGAGCCAGCTGCTGCGCAGCCTGCTCGGCGGCAAGGCACAGCCGGTGACCGAGCGGGTCATCGTCCGCCTCGTGACCCAGCCCCGGGGACGTAGCCTGGAAGCGGGACTCGAATCCCTGTCCAGGCTCGCCGCGGAGCGACGGGACCGCATGGTCGCCGTGGTCACCTCGGCGGTGCCGCTCAGTGACCGGCAGAAGCAGCGCCTCGGCGCCGCACTCGCCACGATCTACGGCCGGCAGATGCACCTGAACCTGGACGTGGACCCCGCGGTCCTCGGCGGGATCTCGGTGCGCGTGGGTGACGAGGTCATCAACGGCACCATCGCGGACCGCCTCGACGAGGCGACCCGTCGCATGGCCGGCTGA
- the atpA gene encoding F0F1 ATP synthase subunit alpha: MAELTIRPEEIRDALENFVQSYKPDAASREEVGTVSVAGDGIAKVEGLPSAMANELLKFEDGTLGLALNLEEREIGAIVLGEFSGIEEGQPVQRTGEVLSVGVGEGYLGRVVDPLGNPIDGLGEIATESRRALELQAPGVMVRKSVHEPMQTGYKAVDAMVPIGRGQRQLIIGDRQTGKTALAVDTIINQRDNWRSGDVNKQVRCIYVAIGQKGSTIASVRGALEEAGALEYTTIVAAPASDPAGFKYLAPYTGSAIGQHWMYQGKHVLIIFDDLSKQADAYRAVSLLLRRPPGREAYPGDVFYLHSRLLERCAKLSDDLGAGSMTGLPIVETKANDVSAFIPTNVISITDGQCFLESDLFNAGQRPALNVGISVSRVGGSAQHKAMKQVSGRLRVDLAQYRELEAFAAFGSDLDAASKASLERGKRMVELLKQPQYAPFPMEEQVVSVWAGTTGKMDDVPVEDIRRFESELLEFLRRERKDLLTSIAEGGKMSDDTLQSIADAIAAFKQQFETSDGKLLGEG; encoded by the coding sequence ATGGCGGAGCTCACGATCCGGCCGGAGGAGATCCGGGACGCGCTGGAGAACTTTGTCCAGTCGTACAAGCCGGACGCGGCCTCGCGCGAGGAGGTCGGTACGGTCAGCGTTGCCGGTGACGGCATCGCGAAGGTGGAGGGCCTGCCCTCCGCCATGGCGAACGAGCTGCTGAAGTTCGAGGACGGCACCCTCGGTCTCGCCCTCAACCTTGAGGAGCGCGAGATCGGTGCCATCGTCCTCGGCGAGTTCAGCGGTATCGAGGAGGGCCAGCCGGTGCAGCGCACCGGTGAGGTGCTCTCCGTCGGCGTCGGCGAGGGTTACCTCGGCCGCGTCGTCGACCCGCTCGGCAACCCGATCGACGGTCTCGGCGAGATCGCGACCGAAAGCCGCCGCGCCCTCGAGCTGCAGGCCCCTGGCGTCATGGTCCGTAAGTCGGTGCACGAGCCGATGCAGACCGGCTACAAGGCCGTCGACGCCATGGTGCCGATCGGCCGCGGCCAGCGTCAGCTGATCATTGGTGACCGTCAGACCGGCAAGACCGCTCTGGCCGTCGACACGATCATCAACCAGCGCGACAACTGGCGCTCGGGCGACGTGAACAAGCAGGTGCGCTGCATCTACGTCGCCATCGGTCAGAAGGGCTCCACCATCGCCTCCGTGCGCGGTGCCCTCGAAGAGGCCGGCGCGCTGGAGTACACGACCATCGTCGCCGCCCCGGCGTCCGACCCGGCCGGCTTCAAGTACCTGGCGCCGTACACCGGTTCGGCCATCGGCCAGCACTGGATGTACCAGGGCAAGCACGTCCTGATCATCTTCGACGACCTTTCGAAGCAGGCCGACGCCTACCGCGCCGTGTCGCTTCTGCTGCGCCGTCCGCCGGGCCGTGAGGCCTACCCGGGCGACGTCTTCTACCTGCACTCGCGTCTGCTGGAGCGCTGCGCCAAGCTCTCCGACGACCTGGGCGCCGGTTCGATGACCGGTCTGCCGATCGTCGAGACCAAGGCGAACGACGTGTCGGCGTTCATTCCGACCAACGTCATCTCCATCACCGACGGCCAGTGCTTCCTGGAGTCCGACCTGTTCAACGCGGGTCAGCGTCCGGCGCTCAACGTCGGTATCTCGGTCTCCCGAGTCGGTGGCTCCGCCCAGCACAAGGCCATGAAGCAGGTCTCCGGCCGGCTTCGCGTGGACCTCGCCCAGTACCGCGAGCTGGAGGCGTTCGCCGCCTTCGGTTCCGACCTGGACGCGGCCTCGAAGGCTTCGCTGGAGCGCGGTAAGCGCATGGTCGAGCTGCTGAAGCAGCCGCAGTACGCCCCGTTCCCGATGGAGGAGCAGGTCGTCTCCGTCTGGGCCGGCACCACGGGCAAGATGGACGACGTCCCGGTCGAGGACATCCGTCGCTTCGAGAGCGAGCTGCTGGAGTTCCTGCGCCGTGAGCGCAAGGACCTCCTGACCAGCATCGCCGAGGGCGGCAAGATGTCCGACGACACGCTGCAGTCGATCGCCGACGCGATCGCCGCCTTCAAGCAGCAGTTCGAGACCTCGGACGGCAAGCTTCTGGGCGAGGGCTGA
- a CDS encoding F0F1 ATP synthase subunit gamma, with product MGAQLRVYKRRIQAVTATKKITKAMEMIAASRIVKAQRKVAASMPYATELTRAVTAVATGSTTKHPLTTEAEAPARAAVLLVTSDRGLAGGYSSNAIKAAERLRERLAAEGKEVDTYIVGRKGVAYYGFRERKVAESWTGFTDSPAYSDAKSVAAPLIEAIQKDTAEGGVDELHIVFTEFVSMMTQNAVDDRMLPLSLDKVAEESGTKGEILPLFDFEPSAEDVLDALLPRYVESRIYNALLQAAASEHAARRRAMKSATDNAGDLIKSLSRLANAARQAEITQEISEIVGGASALADATAGSDK from the coding sequence ATGGGCGCTCAGCTTCGCGTTTACAAGCGCCGCATCCAAGCCGTCACCGCGACCAAGAAGATCACCAAGGCGATGGAGATGATCGCCGCCTCGCGCATCGTCAAGGCGCAGCGCAAGGTGGCGGCGTCGATGCCGTACGCGACCGAGCTCACCCGTGCGGTGACCGCGGTCGCGACCGGCTCCACCACCAAGCACCCGCTCACCACCGAGGCCGAGGCCCCGGCCCGGGCCGCGGTCCTGCTCGTCACGAGCGACCGCGGTCTGGCCGGCGGCTACTCCTCCAACGCCATCAAGGCGGCGGAGCGGCTGAGGGAGCGGCTCGCGGCCGAGGGCAAGGAGGTCGACACCTACATCGTCGGCCGCAAGGGCGTCGCCTACTACGGCTTCCGTGAGCGCAAGGTCGCGGAATCCTGGACCGGCTTCACGGACAGCCCGGCGTACTCGGATGCCAAGAGCGTCGCCGCGCCGCTGATCGAGGCCATCCAGAAGGACACGGCCGAGGGTGGCGTCGACGAACTGCACATCGTCTTCACCGAGTTCGTCTCGATGATGACGCAGAACGCAGTCGACGACCGGATGCTGCCGCTTTCGCTCGACAAGGTTGCGGAAGAGAGCGGTACGAAGGGCGAGATCCTTCCGCTGTTCGACTTCGAGCCGTCGGCGGAGGACGTCCTCGACGCCCTCCTGCCGCGCTACGTCGAGAGCCGTATCTACAACGCACTGCTGCAGGCCGCCGCTTCCGAGCACGCCGCCCGCCGTCGCGCGATGAAGTCGGCGACCGACAACGCCGGGGATCTCATCAAGAGCCTCTCCCGGCTTGCCAACGCGGCCCGCCAGGCCGAAATCACCCAGGAAATCAGCGAGATCGTCGGCGGTGCCAGTGCTCTGGCCGACGCGACCGCGGGGAGTGACAAGTAA
- the atpD gene encoding F0F1 ATP synthase subunit beta, with protein MTTTTDSAVTAAATGRVARVIGPVVDVEFPVDAMPEIYNALHVSVDDPAEDGARKVLTLEVAQHLGDGVVRAISMQPTDGLVRQAPVTDTGAGITVPVGDITKGKVFNTLGRILNEPEAEAQITDRWPIHRKAPAFDQLESKTEMFETGLKVVDLLTPYVKGGKIGLFGGAGVGKTVLIQEMIMRVAKLHDGVSVFAGVGERTREGNDLIDEMTDSGVLDKTALVFGQMDEPPGTRLRVALSALTMAEYFRDVQKQDVLLFIDNIFRFTQAGSEVSTLLGRMPSAVGYQPTLADEMGVLQERITSTRGHSITSMQAIYVPADDLTDPAPATTFAHLDATTVLSRPISEKGIYPAVDPLDSTSRILDPRYIAQDHYDTASRVKGILQKYKDLQDIIAILGIDELGEEDKLVVHRARRVERFLSQNTHAAKQFTGLDGSDVPLDESIAAFNSICDGEYDHFPEQAFFMCGGIEDLKANAKELGVS; from the coding sequence ATGACGACGACTACCGACAGCGCTGTGACGGCCGCTGCGACGGGCCGCGTCGCCCGGGTCATCGGCCCGGTCGTCGACGTGGAGTTCCCCGTCGACGCGATGCCGGAGATCTACAACGCATTGCACGTCTCGGTCGACGACCCGGCCGAGGACGGCGCCCGCAAGGTGCTGACCCTGGAAGTCGCCCAGCACCTGGGTGACGGCGTGGTCCGTGCGATCTCGATGCAGCCCACCGACGGTCTGGTCCGCCAGGCCCCGGTGACCGACACGGGCGCGGGCATCACCGTCCCGGTCGGTGACATCACCAAGGGCAAGGTGTTCAACACCCTCGGCCGGATCCTGAACGAGCCGGAGGCCGAGGCGCAGATCACCGACCGCTGGCCGATCCACCGCAAGGCCCCGGCCTTCGACCAGCTCGAGTCGAAGACCGAGATGTTCGAGACCGGCCTGAAGGTCGTCGACCTGCTGACCCCGTACGTCAAGGGCGGCAAGATCGGTCTGTTCGGTGGTGCGGGCGTCGGCAAGACGGTCCTCATCCAGGAAATGATCATGCGTGTGGCGAAGCTGCACGACGGTGTGTCGGTGTTCGCCGGTGTCGGCGAGCGCACCCGTGAGGGCAACGACCTCATCGACGAGATGACCGACTCGGGCGTCCTGGACAAGACCGCGCTGGTCTTCGGCCAGATGGACGAGCCGCCGGGCACCCGTCTGCGGGTCGCGCTGTCCGCCCTGACCATGGCGGAGTACTTCCGCGATGTGCAGAAGCAGGACGTGCTGCTCTTCATCGACAACATCTTCCGCTTCACGCAGGCCGGCTCCGAGGTCTCCACGCTGCTCGGCCGTATGCCGTCCGCGGTGGGTTACCAGCCGACCCTGGCCGACGAGATGGGTGTGCTCCAGGAGCGCATCACCTCGACGCGTGGTCACTCGATCACCTCGATGCAGGCGATCTACGTCCCCGCGGACGACCTGACCGACCCGGCCCCGGCCACCACGTTCGCCCACCTCGACGCGACGACGGTTCTCTCCCGTCCGATCTCCGAGAAGGGCATCTACCCGGCCGTGGACCCGCTGGACTCCACGTCCCGCATCCTGGACCCGCGCTACATCGCGCAGGACCACTACGACACGGCGAGCCGTGTCAAGGGAATCCTGCAGAAGTACAAGGACCTCCAGGACATCATCGCGATCCTCGGTATCGACGAGCTGGGCGAGGAGGACAAGCTCGTTGTCCACCGTGCCCGTCGCGTCGAGCGCTTCCTGTCGCAGAACACCCACGCCGCCAAGCAGTTCACCGGCCTGGACGGTTCGGACGTTCCGCTCGACGAGTCGATCGCCGCGTTCAACTCGATCTGCGACGGTGAGTACGACCACTTCCCGGAGCAGGCGTTCTTCATGTGCGGTGGCATTGAGGACCTCAAGGCCAACGCCAAGGAGCTCGGCGTCTCCTGA
- a CDS encoding F0F1 ATP synthase subunit epsilon: MAAELHVELVAADRSVWSGEATLVVARTTSGDIGVMPGHQPLLGVLESGPVTIRTSAGETVVAAVHGGFISFADNKLSLLAEIAELADEIDVQRAERALERAKSDTDAAAERRADVRLRAVAVH, from the coding sequence TTGGCTGCTGAGCTGCATGTCGAGCTGGTCGCCGCGGACCGCAGTGTCTGGTCCGGCGAGGCCACCCTGGTCGTCGCGCGTACCACGTCCGGCGACATCGGCGTCATGCCCGGTCACCAGCCGCTTCTCGGTGTGCTGGAATCGGGCCCGGTGACGATCCGCACGAGCGCGGGCGAAACCGTCGTCGCCGCTGTCCACGGCGGTTTCATCTCGTTCGCGGACAACAAGCTGTCGCTGCTGGCGGAGATCGCCGAGCTGGCCGACGAGATCGATGTCCAGCGCGCCGAGCGTGCGCTGGAGCGCGCGAAGTCGGACACGGACGCCGCCGCCGAGCGGCGCGCCGATGTACGACTGCGTGCGGTGGCGGTGCACTAG
- a CDS encoding DUF2550 domain-containing protein gives MVLALWVGGLVVVLVVVGLFVFGLRRRLIQRSGGTFDCSLRWDVSEEPDPSGKGWVYGVARYSGDRVDWFRVFSYAPRPRRALERSAIEVISRRLPDGEEELALLSDSVVLGCLHRETRLELAMSEDALTGFLAWLEAAPPGQRVNVA, from the coding sequence ATGGTCCTCGCTTTGTGGGTGGGCGGTCTGGTCGTCGTGCTGGTCGTGGTGGGTCTGTTCGTCTTCGGCCTGCGCCGCCGGCTGATCCAGCGTTCCGGCGGAACCTTCGACTGCAGTCTGCGCTGGGACGTGTCCGAAGAACCTGATCCGTCCGGCAAGGGCTGGGTGTACGGCGTCGCCCGCTACAGCGGCGACCGGGTCGACTGGTTCCGGGTCTTCTCCTACGCTCCCCGCCCCCGTCGCGCCCTGGAGCGCTCGGCCATCGAGGTGATCTCCCGTCGGCTGCCCGACGGCGAGGAGGAGCTGGCGCTGCTGTCGGACTCCGTCGTGCTCGGCTGTCTCCACCGTGAGACGCGCCTGGAGCTTGCGATGAGCGAGGACGCCCTGACGGGTTTCCTCGCCTGGCTGGAGGCGGCACCGCCCGGCCAGCGGGTGAACGTGGCCTGA
- a CDS encoding glycoside hydrolase family 18 chitinase: MSTETPQRRTRFRWSLTRTGRAKAVAGFTALLLPLAAMVGLASPASAATSATATYLKKSDWGSGFEGQWTVKNTGTTALSSWTIEWDFPAGTAAGSAWDATVTSSGNHWTAKNLSWNGSIAPGASLSFGFNGTGSGSPTGCKLNGASCDGGSVPGDNAPSAPGTPTASDITDTSAKLSWSAATDDKGIKNYDVLRDGAKVATVTGTTYTNTGLTAGTDYSYTVQARDTADQTGPASGSVKVRTTGGGTGPGPGGDKINLGYFTNWGVYGRNYHVKNLVTSGSAEKITHINYAFGNVQGGKCTIGDSYADYDKAYTADQSVDGVADTWDQPLRGNFNQLRKLKAKYPHIKVLWSFGGWTWSGGFGDAAKNPAAFAQSCYDLVEDPRWADVFDGIDIDWEYPNACGLTCDTSGPAALKNLASALRTKFGTSNLVTAAITADGSDGGKIDAADYAGAAQSMDWYNVMTYDFFGAWAAKGPTAPHSPLTSYDGIPQAGFNSADAIAKLKAKGVPAKKLLLGIGFYGRGWTGVTQAAPGGTATGAAPGTYEAGIEDYKVLKNSCPSTGTVAGTAYAHCGTNWWSYDTPATIGSKMTWAKNQGLGGAFFWEFSGDTANGELVNAMKSGLQ, encoded by the coding sequence TTGAGCACTGAGACCCCCCAACGCCGGACCAGATTCAGATGGAGCCTCACCAGGACCGGCAGGGCCAAGGCGGTGGCGGGCTTCACCGCACTGCTGCTCCCCCTCGCCGCGATGGTCGGCCTCGCCTCTCCCGCGTCGGCCGCCACCTCCGCCACCGCCACCTACCTCAAGAAGTCCGACTGGGGCAGCGGCTTCGAGGGCCAGTGGACGGTGAAGAACACCGGTACCACCGCCCTCTCCTCCTGGACGATCGAGTGGGACTTCCCCGCGGGCACCGCGGCCGGCTCCGCCTGGGACGCCACCGTCACCAGCTCCGGCAACCACTGGACCGCCAAGAACCTCAGCTGGAACGGGTCGATCGCCCCGGGCGCCAGCCTCAGCTTCGGCTTCAACGGCACCGGCTCCGGCTCCCCCACCGGCTGCAAGCTGAACGGCGCCTCCTGTGACGGCGGCAGCGTCCCGGGCGACAACGCCCCGTCCGCGCCCGGCACCCCCACCGCGAGCGACATCACCGACACCTCGGCGAAGCTCAGCTGGAGTGCCGCCACCGACGACAAGGGCATCAAGAACTACGACGTCCTGCGCGACGGCGCCAAGGTCGCCACGGTCACCGGTACGACGTACACGAACACCGGTCTCACCGCCGGCACCGACTACTCGTACACCGTGCAGGCCCGCGACACCGCCGACCAGACCGGTCCGGCCTCCGGCTCCGTCAAGGTCCGCACCACCGGCGGCGGCACGGGCCCCGGCCCCGGCGGCGACAAGATCAACCTCGGTTACTTCACCAACTGGGGCGTCTACGGGCGCAACTACCACGTCAAGAACCTGGTGACCTCGGGCTCCGCCGAGAAGATCACGCACATCAACTACGCCTTCGGCAACGTCCAGGGCGGCAAGTGCACCATCGGTGACTCCTACGCCGACTACGACAAGGCCTACACCGCCGACCAGTCCGTCGACGGCGTCGCCGACACCTGGGACCAGCCGCTGCGCGGCAACTTCAACCAGCTGCGCAAGCTCAAGGCCAAGTACCCGCACATCAAGGTCCTCTGGTCCTTCGGCGGCTGGACCTGGTCCGGCGGCTTCGGTGACGCGGCGAAGAACCCCGCCGCGTTCGCCCAGTCCTGCTACGACCTGGTCGAGGACCCCCGCTGGGCCGATGTCTTCGACGGCATCGACATCGACTGGGAGTACCCCAACGCCTGCGGTCTCACCTGTGACACCTCCGGCCCGGCCGCGCTGAAGAACCTCGCCTCGGCGCTGCGCACCAAGTTCGGCACGAGCAACCTGGTCACCGCCGCCATCACCGCGGACGGCTCGGACGGCGGCAAGATCGACGCCGCCGACTACGCGGGCGCCGCCCAGTCCATGGACTGGTACAACGTGATGACGTACGACTTCTTCGGCGCCTGGGCGGCCAAGGGCCCGACGGCCCCGCACTCCCCGCTCACCTCCTACGACGGCATCCCGCAGGCGGGCTTCAACTCCGCCGACGCGATCGCCAAGCTGAAGGCCAAGGGCGTCCCGGCCAAGAAGCTGCTCCTGGGCATCGGCTTCTACGGCCGCGGCTGGACCGGCGTCACCCAGGCCGCCCCGGGCGGCACGGCGACCGGCGCGGCCCCGGGCACGTACGAGGCCGGCATCGAGGACTACAAGGTCCTGAAGAACTCCTGCCCCTCCACCGGGACCGTCGCGGGCACCGCGTACGCCCACTGCGGCACCAACTGGTGGAGCTACGACACCCCGGCCACCATCGGCTCGAAGATGACCTGGGCGAAGAACCAGGGCCTGGGAGGCGCGTTCTTCTGGGAGTTCAGCGGTGACACCGCCAACGGCGAGCTCGTGAACGCGATGAAGAGCGGTCTGCAGTAA
- a CDS encoding response regulator transcription factor — translation MKIRVLVAEDQSAVRAGLVLILGSAPDIEVAGEARDGEEAVRLARELRPDLVLMDVQMPRLDGVSATKQVVAERLADVLVLTTFDHDEYVFGALRAGASGFLLKNTDAHDLLEAVRTVARGEGLIAPAVTRRLIAEFAGTAPVRAADPAVLDALTRREREVLGCLGQGMSNAEIAVRLSMAEATVKTHVSRLLGKLELRSRVQAAVLAQELGI, via the coding sequence ATGAAGATCCGGGTTCTGGTCGCGGAGGACCAGTCCGCGGTACGCGCGGGGCTGGTGCTGATCCTGGGCAGCGCGCCGGACATCGAGGTCGCGGGAGAGGCGCGGGACGGGGAGGAGGCCGTGCGGCTCGCCCGGGAACTGCGGCCCGATCTGGTCCTGATGGATGTACAGATGCCCCGGCTGGACGGGGTGTCGGCGACGAAACAGGTGGTGGCCGAACGGCTCGCCGATGTGCTCGTGCTGACGACGTTCGATCACGACGAGTACGTCTTCGGGGCGTTGCGCGCGGGCGCCTCGGGCTTTCTGCTGAAGAACACCGACGCCCACGATCTGCTCGAAGCCGTACGCACGGTGGCGCGCGGCGAGGGGCTGATCGCCCCGGCCGTGACCCGGCGGCTGATCGCGGAGTTCGCCGGGACCGCCCCCGTGCGCGCCGCCGATCCGGCGGTGCTGGACGCGCTGACCAGGCGGGAGCGCGAGGTGCTGGGCTGCCTGGGCCAGGGGATGTCGAACGCGGAGATCGCGGTAAGGCTCTCGATGGCCGAGGCGACGGTGAAGACGCACGTCAGCAGGCTGCTGGGGAAGCTGGAGCTGCGCAGCCGGGTCCAGGCGGCGGTGCTCGCACAGGAGTTGGGCATCTGA
- a CDS encoding sensor histidine kinase: MFSPTRPHRDDAVIAASGLLGGLFLWLLGLHTQAGRTFDAPWVSLLPLMVMASLELMRRSAPQTALVIGTLTLVADQFTRGNLVTVLMFTDLVYAAVLYGPPAAARRIPVTSFLITVGVTIGFLAWFRTAEVLLIGIVTGLVSFGPAITGVCVRNHRDAAETARLRADQTALLAEMDRTQAVVAERSRMARELHDLVANHLSAIAIHSTAALSIDDPETSRGALGVIRENSVAGLAEMRRLIGLLRRGGADAEPSAAPTLQGLDALIEQARTTAASSGLTCTLHDTREESGALPAPVELAAYRIVQESLTNALKHAAPGPVTVRLATSGQVLSVEVTSVFGDRPGPRAPGSGAGLVGMRERVALLDGHIEAGPEPGPDGTKIWRVRAELPVEERAVKE; this comes from the coding sequence GTGTTCTCACCCACCCGCCCCCACCGCGACGATGCCGTCATCGCGGCCTCCGGGCTGCTCGGCGGCCTGTTCCTGTGGCTGCTCGGTCTGCACACGCAGGCCGGCCGCACCTTCGACGCCCCCTGGGTCAGCCTGCTGCCGCTCATGGTGATGGCGTCCCTGGAGCTGATGCGGCGCAGCGCGCCGCAGACCGCGCTGGTCATCGGCACACTCACGCTGGTCGCGGACCAGTTCACCCGGGGGAACCTGGTGACCGTGCTGATGTTCACCGACCTCGTCTACGCGGCCGTGCTGTACGGGCCCCCGGCCGCGGCACGCCGTATCCCGGTGACCTCGTTCCTGATCACCGTCGGCGTCACGATCGGGTTCCTGGCCTGGTTCCGGACGGCCGAGGTGCTGCTGATCGGCATCGTCACCGGCCTGGTCTCGTTCGGGCCCGCGATCACCGGGGTCTGCGTGCGCAACCACCGTGACGCGGCCGAGACCGCGCGGCTGCGGGCCGACCAGACGGCGCTGCTGGCCGAGATGGACCGTACGCAGGCCGTCGTCGCGGAACGCTCCCGGATGGCCCGGGAGCTGCACGATCTGGTCGCCAACCATCTGTCCGCGATCGCCATCCACTCCACGGCGGCGCTCTCCATCGACGATCCGGAGACCTCGCGGGGCGCGCTCGGGGTGATCCGGGAGAACAGCGTCGCCGGGCTCGCGGAGATGCGCCGGCTGATCGGTCTGCTGCGCCGGGGCGGCGCGGACGCGGAGCCGAGCGCGGCGCCGACGCTCCAGGGGCTGGACGCGCTCATCGAGCAGGCCCGTACGACCGCCGCGTCCAGCGGGCTGACCTGCACCCTTCACGACACCCGCGAGGAGTCCGGAGCACTGCCCGCGCCGGTCGAACTGGCCGCGTACCGCATCGTGCAGGAGTCCCTGACCAACGCGCTCAAGCACGCCGCCCCGGGGCCGGTCACGGTGCGGCTCGCGACGTCCGGGCAGGTGCTGAGCGTGGAGGTCACCAGCGTGTTCGGGGACCGGCCGGGGCCGCGCGCACCGGGTTCGGGGGCCGGGCTGGTGGGGATGCGGGAGCGGGTCGCGCTGCTGGACGGGCACATCGAGGCGGGGCCCGAGCCCGGCCCGGACGGCACGAAGATCTGGCGGGTGCGGGCCGAACTGCCCGTCGAGGAAAGAGCGGTGAAGGAATGA
- a CDS encoding cob(I)yrinic acid a,c-diamide adenosyltransferase, translating to MVNLTRIYTRTGDQGTTALGDMSRTAKTDLRISAYADANEANAVIGTAIALGQLSEDVVKVLVRVQNDLFDVGADLSTPVVEAPKYPPLRVEQSYIDKLEGDCDNFLEELEKLRSFILPGGTPGAALLHQACTVVRRAERSTWAALEVHGDVMNALTATYLNRLSDLLFILARTANKEVGDVLWVPGGER from the coding sequence ATGGTCAATCTGACGCGTATCTACACCCGTACCGGCGACCAGGGCACCACCGCCCTCGGCGACATGAGCCGCACCGCCAAGACCGATCTGCGGATCTCGGCGTACGCCGACGCCAACGAGGCCAACGCCGTCATCGGCACGGCCATCGCGCTCGGGCAGCTGTCCGAGGATGTCGTGAAGGTCCTCGTACGCGTCCAGAACGACCTCTTCGACGTGGGCGCGGACCTCTCGACCCCCGTGGTCGAGGCGCCCAAGTACCCGCCGCTGCGCGTCGAACAGTCCTACATCGACAAGCTGGAGGGGGACTGCGACAACTTCCTGGAGGAGTTGGAGAAGCTGCGCAGCTTCATCCTGCCCGGCGGTACGCCGGGGGCGGCGCTGCTGCACCAGGCCTGCACGGTGGTCCGGCGCGCCGAGCGGTCCACCTGGGCGGCGCTGGAGGTGCACGGAGACGTGATGAACGCGCTGACGGCGACCTACCTCAACCGCCTGTCCGACCTCCTGTTCATCCTCGCGAGGACCGCGAACAAGGAGGTCGGGGACGTGCTGTGGGTGCCGGGCGGGGAACGCTGA
- a CDS encoding ABC transporter permease, translating to MLFHDIALIFGRYARQTLRSRFQILFGVLMPLLYLLFFGPLLSGLPLGPSGDSWQILVPGLLLQLVLFGASFAGFSVIIEKSTGVVDRMRVTPVSRLALLLGRVLRDALLFLFQAVLLVLAALLMGLRAPLAGVLIGFAFVGLLTVALASLSYALAMRVRTPQEFGPVINALTLPAMLLSGLMLPIALGPAWLDVLSHFTPFRYPVDAVRDAFVGSYATAHMLYGVLVSVGFAVLAVTVGTRVFRGAGA from the coding sequence GTGCTCTTCCACGACATCGCGCTGATCTTCGGGCGATACGCCCGCCAGACCCTGCGCTCGCGGTTCCAGATCCTGTTCGGCGTACTGATGCCGCTGCTCTACCTGCTCTTCTTCGGCCCCCTCCTCAGCGGCCTGCCGCTCGGCCCGTCCGGGGACTCCTGGCAGATCCTCGTGCCGGGACTGCTGCTCCAACTCGTGCTGTTCGGCGCCTCGTTCGCCGGGTTCTCGGTGATCATCGAGAAGTCGACCGGGGTGGTGGACCGGATGCGGGTGACACCGGTGAGCCGGCTCGCCCTGCTGCTCGGGCGCGTCCTGCGCGACGCGCTGCTGTTCCTGTTCCAGGCCGTCCTGCTGGTGCTGGCCGCCCTGCTCATGGGGCTGCGGGCGCCGCTCGCGGGGGTCCTGATCGGCTTCGCGTTCGTCGGCCTGCTGACCGTCGCGCTCGCCTCGCTGTCGTACGCGCTGGCCATGAGGGTCCGTACCCCGCAGGAGTTCGGCCCCGTGATCAACGCGCTCACCCTCCCGGCGATGCTGCTCTCCGGGCTGATGCTCCCGATCGCCCTCGGCCCGGCCTGGCTGGACGTGCTCTCGCACTTCACACCGTTCCGCTATCCGGTGGACGCGGTCCGGGACGCCTTCGTGGGCTCGTACGCCACGGCGCACATGCTGTACGGGGTCCTGGTCTCCGTCGGATTCGCCGTCCTGGCCGTGACAGTGGGCACACGCGTCTTCCGCGGGGCCGGTGCCTGA